One Henriciella litoralis genomic window carries:
- a CDS encoding efflux RND transporter permease subunit produces the protein MRTLFYRLPRLSVLFILVALAGAAGSILTLGRQEDPTLIERYGFVLTTLPGADAERMEATVTDPIESAIRELPEVEEVQSVSRQNVSQVTIRIDEDLSEAEVDDAWTLIRGKVESARSNLPPGSSTPDVRRLYVGASTMLVGLVWTGEGEPELAVMSRYARNLSDRFQNLPGTEETETFGLPEEEVRVVIDPEALAAAGLSMNQAAQLISTADARAPAGQVRGDTADVGVEIGGAFDGISRIRSVPLIQRDNGTALRVGDIADVRKGIEDPATAMNLTNGQRSIVVSAYIQSNRRVDQWADDAHKLIAEFEAGSPAEIDVRVLFDQSEYTGERLNGLAKNLLYSSLIVFLALFLVMGWRAAFVVGTALPLTVALVLILFKIFDFPLHQMSVTGLVISLGLLIDNAIVVYDEYDQERGRGHSIIDAIDISIGKLFGPLFASTLTTALAFAPIALMPGGAGEFIGMIGVSVIFSVSASFLVAMTIIPFMAGRFDRARKPTDRKNWFRDGISIDAVTDGYRWTIGTILRFPVLGLAIGLVPAIGGFMLGGSLPLQFFPQTERDQFQVEISLPPTATIHEAERAALKATELLKGYPHVEMVNFTLGAPAPRVYYNSFNNTQGVPGFAAGWVQLSDSRSTRLMVRQIQDELRVEFPDAQFLALPFEQGPPVDAPIEYFIRGNNLEILNRLGNESRQILSATPGITYTQASLQMGAPILTIRADEALTAMSGERLANLANDVRAELDGVPAGSILEGIEEIPVRVIAPQSRRSQLADLRSKTIGNGPNGAGTPVASLGEITLDPQTAVITRLDGQRVNQIYGFTEPFSLPPPVMEQFQASLEASGFSTPPGYDIIIGGEAQTRSDAMGNLMSLAVPLVLIMAGAVALVFNSFRMSLLILVTGFLSVGLAFGGVWMFNLPLGFNAIVGALGLLGISINSSIVVLSLLQGSAAARADDVLAQREIVVDATRHIVATTLTTMGGFVPIILTGDVFWLPLATAIAGGVAGSALLALYFTPAAYRIMTMKPIRRLYRSLRGRSNYSPKPAE, from the coding sequence ATGCGCACGCTCTTCTATCGTCTGCCGCGTCTTAGCGTTCTTTTCATCCTGGTGGCGCTTGCGGGCGCGGCTGGCTCGATCCTGACCCTCGGCCGTCAGGAAGACCCGACGCTGATCGAGCGTTATGGGTTTGTGCTGACGACGCTGCCCGGCGCTGATGCAGAACGCATGGAGGCAACGGTCACAGACCCGATTGAGTCCGCGATACGCGAGCTGCCGGAAGTTGAGGAAGTTCAGTCAGTCTCGCGCCAGAACGTTTCACAGGTCACGATCCGGATCGATGAAGACCTGTCGGAAGCCGAAGTCGATGACGCCTGGACGCTTATCAGGGGCAAGGTCGAAAGCGCGCGCTCAAATCTGCCACCTGGGTCCAGCACACCTGACGTGCGACGCTTATATGTCGGCGCGTCGACGATGCTTGTCGGCCTTGTCTGGACGGGGGAGGGCGAGCCGGAACTGGCGGTCATGTCGAGGTATGCGCGCAACCTGTCTGATCGTTTCCAGAATCTGCCGGGGACCGAGGAAACAGAGACGTTTGGTCTGCCGGAAGAAGAGGTTCGGGTTGTCATAGACCCTGAGGCGCTAGCGGCAGCCGGGCTTTCAATGAACCAGGCAGCGCAACTGATTTCGACGGCTGATGCGAGAGCCCCCGCCGGGCAGGTGCGCGGCGATACGGCCGATGTTGGAGTCGAAATAGGCGGGGCCTTTGACGGGATTTCGCGCATACGCTCTGTCCCCTTGATCCAGCGTGACAATGGGACAGCCCTTCGGGTGGGAGATATCGCAGATGTTCGCAAGGGAATAGAAGACCCTGCGACGGCGATGAACTTGACCAATGGCCAGCGATCAATCGTCGTAAGCGCTTACATTCAATCGAACCGGCGGGTCGATCAATGGGCTGACGACGCCCACAAACTGATCGCCGAGTTCGAAGCCGGCTCCCCGGCCGAGATCGATGTCAGGGTCCTGTTCGACCAGAGCGAATATACTGGCGAACGCCTCAATGGCCTTGCGAAGAATTTGCTCTACTCGTCACTGATCGTGTTTCTGGCGCTCTTCCTTGTGATGGGGTGGCGGGCTGCTTTTGTCGTGGGTACGGCCCTGCCGCTGACGGTGGCGCTGGTTCTGATCCTGTTCAAGATCTTCGACTTTCCGCTGCACCAGATGTCGGTGACGGGGCTGGTGATCTCGCTGGGTCTGCTGATCGACAACGCCATCGTAGTCTACGATGAGTATGATCAGGAGCGCGGGCGTGGACATTCGATTATCGATGCCATCGACATCTCAATCGGCAAATTGTTCGGTCCGCTCTTCGCCTCAACCTTGACGACGGCGTTGGCTTTCGCGCCGATCGCCTTGATGCCAGGCGGCGCCGGTGAGTTTATCGGGATGATTGGCGTTTCGGTGATCTTCTCTGTCTCAGCGTCCTTCCTGGTGGCAATGACGATCATTCCTTTCATGGCGGGGCGTTTTGACCGGGCGCGCAAACCAACCGACAGGAAGAACTGGTTCCGCGATGGCATCTCAATCGATGCCGTAACCGACGGATACCGCTGGACCATCGGCACCATACTTCGCTTTCCGGTTCTTGGGCTTGCGATCGGACTTGTCCCGGCGATTGGCGGGTTCATGCTCGGCGGCAGTCTGCCGCTGCAATTTTTCCCTCAGACCGAGCGCGACCAGTTTCAGGTTGAGATTTCGCTACCGCCGACCGCAACGATCCATGAGGCAGAGCGCGCCGCGCTGAAAGCGACTGAACTTCTAAAAGGCTATCCGCACGTTGAGATGGTGAACTTCACGCTCGGGGCGCCTGCGCCGCGCGTCTACTATAACTCCTTCAATAATACACAAGGCGTGCCGGGTTTTGCGGCGGGCTGGGTGCAATTGTCTGACAGCCGTTCGACCCGGCTGATGGTGCGCCAGATCCAGGACGAATTGCGTGTCGAGTTCCCAGATGCGCAATTCCTTGCGCTGCCCTTCGAGCAAGGCCCGCCCGTCGACGCGCCTATCGAATATTTCATCCGCGGCAATAACCTCGAAATCCTGAACCGGCTTGGCAATGAGAGCCGTCAGATCCTGTCTGCGACGCCAGGCATCACCTACACCCAGGCCAGCCTGCAAATGGGCGCGCCCATACTGACGATACGCGCGGACGAAGCGCTGACCGCCATGTCCGGTGAACGGCTGGCCAATCTGGCAAATGATGTGCGGGCTGAACTGGATGGGGTTCCTGCCGGATCGATCCTGGAAGGCATTGAGGAAATTCCGGTTCGTGTCATCGCGCCGCAATCGCGCCGGTCGCAACTGGCAGACCTGCGCTCGAAAACCATTGGGAATGGCCCGAACGGGGCCGGGACGCCCGTGGCCTCGCTTGGCGAGATTACGCTTGACCCGCAGACCGCGGTTATCACGCGCCTCGATGGCCAGCGGGTGAACCAGATTTACGGCTTTACCGAGCCGTTTTCTCTACCGCCGCCCGTGATGGAGCAATTTCAGGCATCGCTTGAGGCGTCCGGCTTCAGCACACCGCCCGGCTATGACATCATCATTGGCGGCGAGGCGCAGACGCGGTCTGATGCGATGGGCAATCTGATGTCGCTTGCTGTGCCGCTCGTGCTGATCATGGCAGGCGCGGTGGCGCTGGTCTTCAATTCGTTCCGGATGTCCCTGCTGATCCTGGTGACGGGCTTTCTGTCGGTCGGGCTCGCTTTTGGCGGGGTGTGGATGTTCAACCTGCCGCTCGGCTTTAACGCGATCGTCGGTGCTCTGGGGCTGCTGGGTATTTCGATCAACAGTTCGATTGTGGTCCTGTCACTTCTGCAGGGGAGTGCGGCGGCGCGGGCCGATGACGTGCTGGCGCAGAGGGAAATCGTCGTCGACGCGACGCGTCACATCGTGGCGACGACCTTGACGACAATGGGCGGATTTGTGCCGATCATCCTGA